TCTTCTACGGATTCTACCTGCACCATAGACAGACAATACATTAACCACGCCGATACCTCGAATATGCATATAATGTTCTAATTGAGGGTCACTTTCAGCAATTACAATATCCTCTATACCTTTTCTTAATCTCACTACATCATCAACAACAAGACGATGACCTCTCTCAACAAGTTCAAGTGCAGTCTCGCTTTTACCAATTCCAGATTCACCAACAATAATCACTCCGATACCATAACAATCCACTACCGTTCCATGGATAGTTGTTTCCGGGGCAAACTTTTCCGCAAGGAATAGAATTGTTTTGCTAATTACCTGGTCTGTTGTAAGATTTGACTGCAGAACGGGGACACCATGGCAGTTACAAATATCTAAAAATATCTGAGGGGGAACTAATGAACGAGATAGAAGGAACGCAGGGATTTCAAATGAAAACATGTATTGCAAGCGATTTTCTATTTCAGCAGGGGAGAGCCGTTCAATATAATGTATTTCTGTATTACCTAAAACCTGAATTCTGTCATTTGCAAAATATTCCAAATAACCTGTCAAAGCCAAAC
The genomic region above belongs to Candidatus Hydrogenedens sp. and contains:
- the hprK gene encoding HPr(Ser) kinase/phosphatase, coding for MNFRKRGSIPVASLFKESIASELGLKIIAGFQGIRREVFTADVNRPGLALTGYLEYFANDRIQVLGNTEIHYIERLSPAEIENRLQYMFSFEIPAFLLSRSLVPPQIFLDICNCHGVPVLQSNLTTDQVISKTILFLAEKFAPETTIHGTVVDCYGIGVIIVGESGIGKSETALELVERGHRLVVDDVVRLRKGIEDIVIAESDPQLEHYMHIRGIGVVNVLSVYGAGRIRRRKQVGLIIELVEKMKDYHIILDVWPEKEILNVKVPYLKVPVGPGRNLAVIVEAAALKCRMRELGIDIDQKFSERSKQATTHHPQT